The sequence CAAGGTGGTCGCTTCGGGAACGAAGCCGTTGATGTCGCTAATCTGGCCTTGCGTCTGCGCAGCCCAGCGAACTTTAACGCGCATACCCGTGCTCATGGCGTCGATGCTTTCTGCATCCACCCAGTGCAGCATGGGCGTATCGGCACCATCCAGTTGAATCAGTGCCCAGGCGAAAGGCCGGTCTGAGGGGTGTGCTTTGCGGGGTTCAGTAACCCAGGCCCAGGTTTTAACAACACCGGTATCCGCGACATCGACAAACTCGCTCAGTGCTTCCGCACTGACGGGGTCGAACTCAACGGGCGGCATCAGCACCTTGCCATCGCTGCCCTTGATGCCGACCATTTTGCGGTCGCGCAGGGCGGTGAAAAACTTCCCGACAACGGGACCTGTCGAACGGGTATAGGTATACCCTAAGGTAAAGGCCTGACTTAGAATTTCAGCCGATGAAGACATCTCGTCTCTCCTTGGTAATGTGCCCTGCCCCGAACCCCCCGGCCAACTCGGTGGTCACAGCAGCAGAAACAGGTGCAGATTTGGCTTGCCGAGCGAGTATCCCCGTGGGGCTAAAATCAGACAATGTCGCTGCTGATCAAGGCGCTGACAAAAACGATCAGCTTGCAAACTGCCGGAGAGAGGATATTCTCACTGCCCCATGAAACCGCCTTTTGAACACCGCAACCCGGTCATTCGCTACAGCCTGATTTTTATCGGTTGGCTGTCTTTTGTACTGGGCATGATCGGCTTGCTGCTGCCGGTGGTGCCCACTTCGCCCTTCCTGATACTCAGCGCGGCCTGCTTTTTGCGCAGCTCACCACGGTTTTACTATTGGCTGACAGAGCACCGCTGGTTCGGTCGATACATCCGCTACTACATTGAGGGCGAGGGAATTCCCCGGCGCATTAAATGGATCATTCTGCTGGTGCTTTGGACCACAATATTGACCAGCGCCCTCCTGATCGTGCGAATACAGTGGGTATCGATAGCCATGATCGGCATTGCAGTGGGCGTCTCCATCTACATCATTCGCCACCCCGAACCCCGGGAAACGCCGCCGGAAGAGCCACCGGCCGACCCAACGGACTGAGAGCCCTAATCCATGGATGAGATTTACCAGATTATTCTTCTTGCCGGGCTCTCTGGCGCGGCCATTCCGCTGGGCGGCCTGCTGGCCCAGATCAGCCGCCTGCGGCCGCAGTGGCTGGAAAAGGAGTTTCGCCATTTCGTCATCGCGTTTGGCGGAGGCATTCTGCTGGGCGCGGTTGCGCTGGTACTGGTGCCGGAAGGGGTCGACGCCAGCCCCCACCCGGCCCTGTCCATTCTGCTGATCGTCGCGGGGGGTGTCTGTTTCTTTTTCCTTGAACGGGCGCTGGGACTGCGCCGTCATGAGTCACCACAGTTAATGGGCATGTTGTTGGACTATGTTCCCGAAGCGATTGCCCTGGGCGGCCTCATCGCCAGCGGCTCGAGTACCGCCGGACTGATGGCGCTGCTGATTGGCCTTCAGAATCTACCGGAGGGATTCAACGCCTACCGTGAATTGATCCGCGTACAGCGAAGTTACGGACGTACCATGATACTCATGTTGGCGCTGGTGCCTATCGGCCCCATCGCAGGCCTGCTGGGCTACAGTTTATTAGGCGATTATCCCGCCGCACTCGCCGCAATTATGCTGTTTGCCTCCGGGGGCATCCTGTATCTGATCTTTCAGGATATCGCGCCGCAATCGCGACTGGAGCGCCACTGGGCACCGCCATTGGGCGCGGTAATGGGGTTCTGCCTGGCCTTGGCAGGCACCCTCGCTCATCAGGGCTGAGCGCTCTGGCTCGGCAACTGGAAGGCTCAACAACTGAAAGGGTTAGCGACTGAAAGCGTCAGCAACTCAAGAGGCCAGCAACTCAAGGGGGAGGCAACTCAGGAGTTCAGCGACTTTTCCATGTTTGCGGCAATGCGACTGGCAATCAATTTAGCGCGCTCTGTTTTCGGGCCCTGAAAGTAGCGATCTGCCGTGTCGTGGAAATACTGCAGCCAGCGCGTGAAATCCTCATGCGTCAGTTGCTGTTTGTCGTTCAGTACGCGGTGGATATTCATCGTATGCCGATGATAGTCATCCCTGCCCAACAGCAGTTTCTCCCAGTACGCCTGTATACGGGGGAAGTGCTCACGGATATCGATGGCGGCCACATCGATAAAAAGCGGGGCCAGCTGCTTATCGGCCAGCAACTGCTCATAGAAGTGTTCAACGAACAGCCGGATCTGCTCCGGACTGTCCATATCGGGCTTGGCAGGTGAATCCATCATAGTAAAACAAGGCTCGGGCGCCGCAATCAGCGCCCGCGCTTTTTCTTGTTCTCTTTCTTCTTCACAAAGCTGACCAGGCGACGTTTGCGGTCAATCTGACGCTTG comes from Spongiibacter tropicus DSM 19543 and encodes:
- a CDS encoding YbaN family protein, which produces MKPPFEHRNPVIRYSLIFIGWLSFVLGMIGLLLPVVPTSPFLILSAACFLRSSPRFYYWLTEHRWFGRYIRYYIEGEGIPRRIKWIILLVLWTTILTSALLIVRIQWVSIAMIGIAVGVSIYIIRHPEPRETPPEEPPADPTD
- a CDS encoding ZIP family metal transporter, whose translation is MDEIYQIILLAGLSGAAIPLGGLLAQISRLRPQWLEKEFRHFVIAFGGGILLGAVALVLVPEGVDASPHPALSILLIVAGGVCFFFLERALGLRRHESPQLMGMLLDYVPEAIALGGLIASGSSTAGLMALLIGLQNLPEGFNAYRELIRVQRSYGRTMILMLALVPIGPIAGLLGYSLLGDYPAALAAIMLFASGGILYLIFQDIAPQSRLERHWAPPLGAVMGFCLALAGTLAHQG
- a CDS encoding group III truncated hemoglobin, which produces MMDSPAKPDMDSPEQIRLFVEHFYEQLLADKQLAPLFIDVAAIDIREHFPRIQAYWEKLLLGRDDYHRHTMNIHRVLNDKQQLTHEDFTRWLQYFHDTADRYFQGPKTERAKLIASRIAANMEKSLNS